The genomic stretch AATTAAAATTACTCTAATGAAGAAAAGGTCACATTATGTGAGTAAACAATGCTGAATCCGGGTAATTCCATTCAGTTATATTTTTCACCTAATTTCTCTCAAATTAGTATATGATCTCGATCTGCCCATTTCTGTGTACAGTCCTGTATTGGTTTATTAGGTAATTAAGTACAATCAGTCTGTTCTCTTTTTATTAacacaaaattaataaatttcCAGCTACTTTTGATCATTTAAAAGTATTAATTACAGAATAAATATAAGTTTTTCTCTTTTACACAGTCTATTCTTGCTAtaatacattcatacattcatcatTCATTGTCTTATACCACCGCTGGTCAGAGTCACGGTGGGTGCAAATCACTGGGCAAATGGTAGGAAACACTGAACAGGCTGCCactccatcgcagggcaaacacacacgcacacacgcacgcacacacacacacacacacacgggacaattttgtatcgctAATTAACCagaatgcatgtctttgggagtgtgggaggaaaccggagtaccgggaaaaaacccacgtggacaccgggagaacatgcaaacttcacacagaaaggacccggattgctccacctgggaattaaaccaaggacctttttgctgtgaagcgacagtgctacccaccaagacaCTGTGTACCATCTTCTATTTGTTGTTTCATGTCAAAGTTAAAAATTAAGACGTAGAACCAAATGGTGAAAAATAACAttgcatttaattaatttatatacaaAGAATACAAAACATGGTAAAGAATTTAACACGGTGGCTCATTTTAACCTgtagaagaaaaacaagaacaGGTTATcattaaatcataaaaaaacataaatggcAACATTAAGACAATATATTggtacaaataaaattaaatagcagttcagtaatAAAACACCTACCAGATTAAACAATGAATCGTTTTATTTGTGATGAGACTTCTTTGCTGCAGCTTCTTTTCGACCTTGTTTCAAGCCCTATTAATTTTATGTAACGTATCAGAAAGtgaaatacaaattaaatactAATTTATAAAGAACTTTCATGATTCTATTTATTGCAGTGAATGATGTGATCTTACTAGGTAGTATCCTGTGTGGTAGCCACTCATGTACCATGAGATCAGCATGCTGCCTAAAGCCTCGTCATCCTCCAGCATGTCTGGACTCATTGGTGGCGGCGGTGGGATCAtctggggggaaaaaagagaaagagttGCATGATTAAGCCTAACTGTCCTTAGATGTGTAAAAGAAGGCTGGGAAAAGATAATGTCTACCTGACATCAACTTcactgcatttaaaaatgtgttttcatgttttgtttttgtcagTTTGGTTTAGTCTTAATTTTGGGTTTATCTACTTAAGACGGcggattaaaaaagaaaaaaaattctgtGGTCAGAAACTGcgtggacagacagacaaaaaaaagaatTCTCTTGTAAATGAACTTTGTTAATCTGGACAAGGCCTAAAACAGATATCaccatttaataaaataaggcaggggtgtcaaactcattttcaccgagggccacatcagcattattgtggccctcaaagggccgattgtaacgtatcctgctgtgattgcagtctgttgtttttcttggaggccgaattctgcatttatattgtcctactttaccacagacacagcctcataacacaagagacgcaccgttttctcttcctgaagcacaaacttgttttcactttcattaaatttcctccttctgcttaattttcttacttatcttcttgtacattttaggatcatgtgtaaatatgtgtaacatcatctactggcgggatgtgtcactttgcaagatgcagtttatttagtatttttaagacaatcattctgccctcactaatagtttatctcccttgctcagctagacagacagacagacagacagacagacagacagctctcttcagaatacagtcggtttatttgctccccagctgtgtgcatcaaaatgaagtaaaaatacaaacaataaaaacaataaagaacttaatacagtaaaagcacacagctgtagtcaagtgttacatctggtacaatatgagatttaaccaaacgtaaaaatAACGCGAacaagttagcattttgtgtaaagatagtaattgctatagtaacgtaacaacagtatttaattacggtaaatttgtaactaaaacgctgtgatatttactaacaactgagaatataaacgccactacttacagacagacgatgctttggtattatactgaaagataattatttgtatttatttattattgtttacattactgactacgccaCTTCGCGTtctctttgccgtaaaagtcacatggcttcttagcgaagattaaagttagttgccatgactacgatgtcacggttttctcttaaaggcgcaggagtcccgttaaattataagcgcgtctctgtaactactcgaaccatcacaacaatcatacagtcgtttaagctctcgcgggccacataaaatgacgtggcgggccggatctggcccgcgggccgtgagtttgacacccctgaaaTAAGGTCACTGTGTCATAAAAGTATTCCAgacataaaaagtaaaaatgaaacaaagcaGGGTTTAATGTTTtccacataaaataaatatgattatGGCAGCTATATATTCAACATGTTAATATCAATCCAAATAATCTGATCATGAAAAATCTTAATGTCTACATGAGCTGACTGATAAACATGACAGAAACTGGAACCTACTGACAGTTGTAGAGTTAGCGTTAATGGCCAATATTTAAACATAACAGcacaatatatacatttatcaaTTAAGTAAAATATGATTACACTGTCTTAATTCTACCATAGTTTCATAATTGAATGTACAAATGGAATACTCAAACATTTGATGCTCTTACTTTAaatttactgtatattaaaacatgGCCATGTGACTAGAATTGGAAATTATATGTTTTATCTCTACTTGACAAACTGGAACTTTCTCCTTTTTGTTCCAAGCCTCCCAACACACACTTAGATGTACAATTGCTgctaacatttgtacaaatgacaaatCTGAAACTTGAACTACTTTGCACATACACGTTGGGTCCTCTTTATTCTCAACATAGACGTGCCATAGTAAAAACAAAACCCGAAAAAAAAGCTTCTGTCATTATTAGTAAGCTAACCTCCAGCAGGAATAACCTTTGTGATTAAGACTTGTGCAGACTACTAAATTATCACtactacattttaaaatacttttaaaaataaatgctatTTTGTAGCTATTCATGATGTATGTGAGTTAGGAACAAAATGATAATGATGTATATGTTATTGGGTGGTTTCAGAGTGAAAAAGCTCAACTTTCAAGGCACATGATCATATCTAAATACTAAAAAATGAATTAAGCAGTTAGGCttgtaatatgtaaataattcattaatCCATCCTTTTATTCATTTTCCTCAACTGAAATGCAGCTCACCGGTGGACCAGGTGGAATCATTGGGGGCCAACCAGGGAAAGCAGGTCCAGGAtctcctcttttaccttcagaCTGAAGGACATCCATGCAGATAACATgaaacacaaatattatattCATGAGTAAAACAGCTTAAATGAACACAACAATTTTgattgaatatacagtatatgaagtAGGAGTAAAAGGTGAAAGAAGACATGATAACGTTGGTTATATGGTGTCTGCATTATGAcgtagtacaaaatcaaaagccAGTAAGAGGCTGACAGAGGACACTACATGACAGATAAATGAGGAAACCACAGAGCCACCATGCAGCCCCTACTGTGATTAAGAGTCTTTAAAAAGGCACAACATGGTTTACACTTATTTACAGATGTTAATCTGTGTTAATCCACACTGAgaaatattattaaaaccaGAGTTATGTGAAATCACATATTGCTTATTTACCACCCAACCACTCTATTTATGAATCTCATCCCAAACAGGGATGTAATATAATCAAatcaaatgtaatataaaatggTTTTGAccaaatttaatttatttaactggAACTGAACTACAGTTTAAACCATTGATGATGTTTTCAAgttaaaaaccatgttttatgTATACAAAAGTTCCTTTATTTAACTTTGTTCTGATCATGTTAGGCAAACAGTATAATAAATGTGAATGGATTGGTGCATTGTTATTGGACAGGGGATTGCTGCCTTGAGCCCAATGTTTCCTAAAGGAaatggacccactgcgacccaaAGTGGttaaggaaaataataataatataaaaataataatgaccaCAATGATACGGTAATAATTATAACCTGTGTGGGCCAAGGTGGTACTGCAAGGGGCTAGACTCATTTCTAAACACAATAATCCCTATTGTATTGAAGATACAAACATAAATTCTATACCTAAACAGccaaacgtatgtggacacTAGACCATAAGCTTGCCGGACATTCTGTtccaaaccatgggcattaatatggagttgtccTGCTCagtaacagccttcactcttctgtAAAAGCTTTCCGGAGATCATGTGTCAGTGGGAATTCTTAAGtacaaagagcatttgtgaagtcaggcactgatggtaGAAAAGAAGACCTGGATTCCAAACAACATTTCAATGCATTCTGAGGGTGTTCAGTGTGGCTGAGGTCAAGGTTCTGTCTTTATGGACCCTTTTTTTGCACTGTCATGCCTAAGTTATGCCTtatccaaactgttgccacaaagaaaacataaaaagtGCAGTGATTTATTGTGCTAGCCCACTGTAAGTGatatcggtcggctgggcgtctacacagacatgattggctatgtctgaaagacggatggctgaagccctgcaatggattggcaccctatcCAAATTCCTAGTGGAACCAGaaccacagcaaccctgaccaggatatagaggttgatggaaatgaaataaaaattgaattcattttataaaattaagtttatacatctgttagtaatgggtgtggctgaaacgccTGGGCTTGCTAAGGAGGGGAGAGaacatacttttgacaataaATTGAAATCATTAATAACTGATGCCAGTTTTGcataattaaaatgcaaatacttctttttaataaccaacATAAACAATATGAATGATTGTGTTATActtaaaactgcatttaaactTATTGGTTTAGAGCTATCTTGTCTTCTGCTGCAGCAGATAGAATATTTAATGCTAATTGATTGATTCCAGACTAGAAATtaacaaaaagtaaaaacatggtACCACTTGCTACAAAAATGATTACAGGCACTGTCTGATCCATCACcctctgtatcctggtcagCACTTACTAaacagtagggatgtaacgatgcaccacaagaccaCCAAATTCCACTATTCAAATCGATTtttcatgtaaaatgaatcgatattcactttaaacagcagagggcactggtgctatacacctcgccttgttgacgtcactggcgctatacgcctggttgccaaattcggggtttttcagccaaattgggcttaattcaaaattgttttgcatagtttgtacctacctcagaaataaaagggcattcattatttagataaataaaagataatcacaaatacagtattttcttttcttttaaaaaaaatcatcatttgtcttcaatttcagtttaaaaaaaaattaaaataaaaataaataaataaacagagaaaaaaatcgtatcgtgaacccagtatcgtgaattgcatcatatcatgggtagagtgtatcgttacattccTACTAGGCAGGCGTGGGAACCACCGCATTATGTGTCAGGGAATGGAAAACCTGGCTTTAAACTAAACAGTGTGCATTAGACATGGGCTACGACTCTTGAATGCTAATTAATATGGAAAAGCTTCTTGTTCTGATGTTGCTTACAGCCACACCACtctgagaacgcctgatcttgtccgatctcagaagctaagcaaggttgagCACAGTTAGTACCGAGATAATTAATATGAAAAAGCATCTTGTCCTGATTTTAGTTGCCCACTGCTCCCAGAGTTCAATAGCTACTACAGAGGCTGAAATGGTCCTGCTCACCATTCTGAAGTGTGGGCCAGGAGGTGGAGGAAAACCAGAAGCCCACATAGGACGTCCCGCTGAAGTTTTGCCTTTAGCTTTGTGCTTCTGTTGATTAAACTGATGTGGAGTAGAAGATCTATCGCTCTCCTCTGTTGACGACTCTTTACCCTGCAATTTATTTAATAGTAATTTAGAAGACTCTTCTATGTTTGATCATCATGCAGAAAAAAATCACATACACAGATTACATACATCTACTGTCTGTTTAGCTTCTATGTCCACCTCAGGAATATCTGTGAGGAGATCGCTCAGATTCTGCTCCTCTTCATTCCCATAGTCAGTGTAACACACAACACAGGTGCCCTTCTGCACATCTATAGAGGTAATAGTGGCAGTGTACAAGTTCCCATCCTCAGACCAAAATGCGTAACAGGTATCTCCGACCTTCCACTGTAAGAGATAGAATTGTGGATGGATACATTAAGCAGGATGATCATAAATCCTTCACAATTTCAACCTTAACAAATCTTAAAGGCGCAGTAATAAAACATGCTAGTCCACCAGTgctttgaatctcagctttgctatgaGCCGGTCaagcgcctacacagacagatGATTGGCTCGGTGTCTGTAAGGGGAGGGACAATGTTTGAGGGTTCCTCATCACTGGGGTAGTTACTGAATGTTCAAGTTGACCACACATGGGATGGTTGTGCATGGCTCTCTGCACACGATACCGCGCTCTGCAAGACCCCATCCCTGGTAGGTGGAAAAGAAGCGATTGGCAGCTGTGCAAGTGTCGGAGGGGCACATGACAGCCTCAAACTTCCTCGATCGGGGGTGGGACAGGAGAGAGAGATAAGCTACAACTGGAGCTGGGCGGTACGACGGTATGTTCGGTATACcggctttgattcctcataatggcagtgcctgtagcagatactaattggccaccatatctgcgaTCTGCTCACGTAAATCATCTAGTCTGTTACACTTACCTCTCTGTCAGGTGACGCATTCgatttctttctgcttttgctCTTTTTGTTATTCTTTCGCTTGTTGCcaggtttttcttttttaggttGAGTCGTATCATCTTCACCTTTCAATGCATTCTGTGGAAGTAAAGAACTCAAGAACTTAGCTACCTGGTTGTACTTATTATATGCGTCTGCATGAAGGTCCAAACAATGTTACCTTAAATGATGCGACTGCTTTATCATAGGCTTTTATCAAAGCGGTGTCATCCCAAATGTCTGAGTCATCACTCTGTAAAAAAGTTAAATGAATAAGCAATCCTAGAACATCCAGTTTCACTATGTTTGGCaactaaaaatacaattattaataattaacataCACCAACAAAGACCAGCAGAACAGCCATTTTTATAAACACCctattaaaacaatattattgATTTAAGCTGAAGCTCGTGTTGCacagttatttacattgttattaagATGATCATTTTCTGCTTTATTATTTAGGTAAATCCAGTTGGCTGTAATAATGCTAAACCTGCTGCAATAAATAACAAGCTCCCTATACACTTTACGCCACGAGGGTCCGAACTTCTCTTGTTGGGAGCtggattaaaaagaaaaaaaaatgcaacgaCAGGCCTACTCATTACTATAAATGACACAATACTCTGAATCAGAttatcagtaaaaaaaataaaaatctttttGGAGCCACCATGAAGTTCAGGTACATTAATGCAGATGTCGttactagagatgtaccgatcgagGTTTTTGACACCGATTTCGATCTCCAATTCTCCTTTCGATtccgatggggggggggggggtcattttttcacccacaggagacatatttcataagtctaactgaccacacacacacacaggtttatgttatccagttcagtctgaaaaaaccttaaaaatagggctcacagtgaagataaactggtgacaaaagcaacagcgtgtgtgtctttaagagagacgctctgttcacagtatcgatataagtgattcaggagtcggttcattttatgtgaagcgtaagtttctcttctcagttatctctccgtgtttactgttattaattaatgtcgtggttttaaataaacaccaactactacagaacattttgtgtgactctcttacattaaaaagctcaattaaaaagcttaaataaaCTGCTATTCTATatatctgtaaccgagtcagactcgttctgcctgtggagctaaaagttttctgtcagtcagagcagatgatcctgaactaacgaatttagtaattaataaacttttgcctctgattggctctgtaatgttttctgttctcatctacagcttacgatttaccaaagtgaaccacgagtttatataatgtgctcatagaatcgactcagatgggatcgggttgaattatctttttaaagtaaatatttcaatcagcaaaattgcatcgtatgtttgatgcacaacgttaatgatgttattttagattGTGAAATGCGATGGTTGACAAATGCTAATGCGATGGTTGTTTAATAGTGATGCGATGGTTGGCGCTTTGtcgctcaaagtctggatcaatccactgagctgttaagcttaacatggaggcgatctttatatatcacgcgATCGGATCTGCtgaatttaggaaatatcgaCCGATCGTcgatcgcatattttgattaaaaatcagcCGATTTCgatacatagccgatcgatccttCCATCTCTAGTCGTTACCTTTTGATTTATGAGAAAAGAGCATGTGGAGAGCTTTAAATGGTTATATGTGATAGAGACACCgagtatttaaacaaaaaacctTAGACCTTAGACCTGTGGACCAAGTCATttaatttctaaaatacctcacaGGTCGTTTCAGATACGGTGACGGGCCACAAATGGCCTGCGGGCCATAGTTTGGACACTCCTGCCTTACGCCCCCTAATCTGTATTAATTCAGCAGCCATACTAATTAGTAGATACACAAATGGCTAACAGGTGAAGGGCTTTCAGTGTGAGACAGACAATTTCGGCCCTTTTCCAACAATCAACTTTCAATGTTCCTGTCATGTTAAACCTGCCCTGGACTATAACAAGTGCAATAATTCACTCAACTTCAACAATTACTTTTGCAGTGGTCACTGAGTCTGTCATCATTAGGCAAAAAGTtagaaataatagtaatagtaataatagcaaCTTTTATATGGGCACACGGGTGGCGCAGTTGTCTATTAAGCCAGCCTACCGCtgctgagatctgtgtttaaatctCAGGAGTGCTACTGGCCAAAGGGTGTCTCCATAGACATAACTGGCTACTTTTAAGGGGAAGGCAGGGGGATGGCCAAAGCCATGGAACAaaagattggtgccctgtctaaggcagaggtttttaaaaaaatgggttgcagaaaaaaaataataataatgaaataaacttgtacatgaatgcccccttgtggaggctttatgttatatcttatatagagaaagtaagatgcattgtgttgcctgggttgcatgaaaaatcatagacaaaatgtgggttgcttgaaaaaaagGTATTCCTGAGGATGGGACAACAGAGCTGCTCGGTACAAACACTACTTGCTGCATCACCATGCCATCTCAAACCGTGCCGAATTGCATGGTGGGAAAAAGTCTGTTGTTTCATTGCTCTTACTTACCATTACGGTTCAAACTGCCTTATGAAATGACAGCGCAAAAACATTAATTTAGTTTGAGCACACCCATTATAATGACATCACTACCTGTACAACACAAGCAACTAAGCAGTTGACAAATTTTTGATTGCAATAAAAACCCAAACGCAAACAACAAACGCCAGTTCACTGACAAAAACACTACCTGTATGAAAGCACAGTACTATCTCTAAAGTCTGTTGGTGGAGGAATATAGTCTGGCACTATTTATGCTTTGACCAGttatcttgtttgtttgtttattgggatttttgacattcatgacaggaacggtagttactcattacacaagattcatcagttcacagggtagatcgaacacagtcatggacaatttagtgtcttcaattcacctcacttgcatgtctttggactgtgggaggaaacccacacggacacggggagaacatgcaaactccacacagaaaggacccggaccgccccacctggggatcgaacccaggaccttcttgctgtgaggcgacagtgctacccacttagccaccgtgacgCCCAGCCAATTATCTTAAAAGAACTGTGGAAAAACTATTTCAGAAATAGtccagaaataaaaacaatacagccaaagtatgtgaacaccttgGACACCCTATTCCAAACCCATGGGCATAAATAACTCCCACAAGAACCTCCACTTTACTGAGAAGGGTTTTTAcaaaattttggagtgtgtctgtggggatatGTGACTTTAGgtcaaagagcatttgtgaggtcacacATTGATGTTGGACTAGCAAATGTGGTTTGTAATTAACGTTACAAATTAATTCAAAAAAGGTTTAATGGTGTTAAacaggacacagtcatgctggaaatgGAAATGGGCTTTCCTTTCCAGTATTAACAtcattaatatatacagtaattgatataataattatattacaaaTGGGTGTTACAAACACCTGaactaaataacaaaaaggAAATAGTGCACATAATttctagggatgcatcaataccattttttcccaaccgagtacgagtacaagtacatgtatttttgtactcgccgataccgataccgatacctatttaaaaatgatgcaatctggagcattatggaatagtgtagtttttagtgtaaaatagtgcagtggaacagttgcttgggttgcatcactaattgtaaaaaaaaaaaaacactgcacagacatcattgagaaagcttctgacaagctaacgttaacgttcatcattaataaacgcacg from Trichomycterus rosablanca isolate fTriRos1 chromosome 21, fTriRos1.hap1, whole genome shotgun sequence encodes the following:
- the smn1 gene encoding survival motor neuron protein 1, producing MANGTSEVVFVRGTGQSDDSDIWDDTALIKAYDKAVASFKNALKGEDDTTQPKKEKPGNKRKNNKKSKSRKKSNASPDREWKVGDTCYAFWSEDGNLYTATITSIDVQKGTCVVCYTDYGNEEEQNLSDLLTDIPEVDIEAKQTVDGKESSTEESDRSSTPHQFNQQKHKAKGKTSAGRPMWASGFPPPPGPHFRMSEGKRGDPGPAFPGWPPMIPPGPPMIPPPPPMSPDMLEDDEALGSMLISWYMSGYHTGYYLGLKQGRKEAAAKKSHHK